Proteins encoded together in one Kutzneria kofuensis window:
- a CDS encoding YggT family protein, producing the protein MQPVFVVVYYVLFFFWLLLSARLVVEYVRAFSREWRPAGGVAVTLETIYTVTDPPVRLARRVIPMVRIGGVGLDLSIMVVFLVVYILMQLSLQLTHTS; encoded by the coding sequence GTGCAACCGGTCTTCGTGGTCGTCTACTACGTGCTGTTCTTCTTCTGGCTGCTGCTCTCGGCACGCCTGGTCGTGGAGTACGTCCGGGCGTTCTCCCGGGAGTGGCGACCGGCCGGTGGGGTTGCGGTCACGCTGGAGACCATCTACACAGTGACAGACCCTCCGGTCCGGTTGGCCCGTCGCGTGATACCGATGGTACGAATCGGGGGCGTCGGGCTGGACCTATCGATTATGGTCGTGTTCCTGGTCGTGTACATACTGATGCAACTGAGCCTGCAACTGACGCATACATCCTGA
- the wag31 gene encoding DivIVA-like cell division protein Wag31, translating to MPLTPADVHNVAFSKPPIGKRGYNEDEVDAFLDLVEGELARLIEENSDLRAQVEQLDSQLEAARADLDDARSKVGSGPMPGREEPRRLASVPPPSVMEQTTPGGDHHVQAAKVLGLAQEMADRLTGEAKGEADSMLAEARTKSEQLLSEARAKADTMVNEARTRAETMLNDARTRSETLERNAREKAAALDRDAQRKHAEVMGNITQEKNALEKKIDMLRTMEREYRTRLKSLLESQLAELNDRTSAAPSEGRQSGGYTFGARAEAG from the coding sequence ATGCCGTTGACCCCCGCTGACGTGCACAACGTCGCGTTCAGCAAGCCTCCTATCGGGAAGCGGGGCTACAACGAGGACGAGGTGGACGCCTTCCTCGACCTGGTTGAGGGCGAGCTGGCCCGCCTGATCGAGGAGAACTCCGACCTGCGCGCCCAGGTCGAGCAGCTGGACTCCCAGCTGGAGGCCGCGCGCGCCGACCTGGACGACGCTCGGAGCAAGGTCGGTTCCGGCCCCATGCCCGGCCGCGAGGAACCCCGTCGCCTCGCTTCCGTCCCGCCGCCGTCGGTGATGGAGCAGACCACGCCCGGTGGCGACCACCACGTGCAGGCGGCCAAGGTCCTGGGCCTCGCCCAGGAGATGGCCGACCGGCTCACCGGTGAGGCCAAGGGCGAGGCGGACTCGATGCTGGCCGAGGCCCGCACCAAGTCCGAGCAGCTGCTCTCCGAGGCGCGGGCGAAGGCGGACACCATGGTCAACGAGGCGCGCACGCGCGCCGAGACCATGCTCAACGACGCCCGGACCCGGTCCGAGACCCTGGAGCGCAACGCCCGGGAGAAGGCCGCGGCCCTGGACCGCGACGCGCAGCGCAAGCACGCCGAGGTGATGGGCAACATCACCCAGGAGAAGAACGCGCTGGAGAAGAAGATCGACATGCTCCGCACCATGGAGCGCGAGTACCGGACCCGACTCAAGAGCCTGCTCGAGTCGCAGCTGGCCGAACTGAACGACCGCACCTCGGCCGCCCCCAGCGAGGGACGCCAGAGCGGTGGTTACACCTTCGGCGCCCGCGCCGAAGCCGGCTGA